The Falco biarmicus isolate bFalBia1 chromosome 1, bFalBia1.pri, whole genome shotgun sequence DNA segment AGAAGAGACAAAAGTTTATAGCAAAATCATGAGCATCTCACTTTCACACAGGAACAAGGTTACCAGTTACAGCTTACTCACTCATTCACATTTAAAACTAGAACAATAACTAAACATTTGAAAGCACTGATTATGGTTTTGCCAATACCCcctctcaggaaaaaaaaaaacaaccaacatcTACATATAGCAGAAGAGTTCACCCCTGGCTTGCCACCCTCCACCTCCAAATGCTGGACAGCAGAGGAAACAGAGCCTTGAAAAAGATTTGGCAGCTTGTAacctttatttttagttttttaaaattatttaaaaagcataattagaaactttcattacagaaataatcCTAGCAAACCAGTTAGACATTCCATTGCTCAACATTTAGGAAACTTCACATCAGCACCACTAGAGACACAGTCCCCACCCCTTCCAATTGAATAGTCAGTGGCAAAAGCAGAGAGGTAACTGCTCCTCTACAGCCAGCtctaagaaaaaataaccaaaaaaatcccGCTTTAAGCCAGGAAGCTGGACACCTGGATTGGCAGAGTTCAAACCGTGGCCACAAAGACCTGGACTCAAAGAGGATCAATCTTTCCATAGAAGAGAACACTCCAGGCTTGGGTGCACCATTTCCTCATTTTATTGCATCATTTCCAGTAAATTCAgacattttctttacttctgcCTCTATGAAGTTACTCCCTCCTAGATCTGCACACACGCTACCATAAGGGTCCCAAACCGACGCAGCTGGGCCCTCAAATCTGAAAGTGGTAGCCATCACAGGACAGCTTCATTTCAACAGGAAGGCTTTGAGGGCTGACCCAGTTCCTTCCTTGGGCACGCACCACATTCGACATCAGAAAGCAGACAGGATGGACCAGTGTAACGTAAGCCGCCACTTTCCATAGCTGCTCAAGTCTTACAATTATCAGAGCTCACACTAGCAATATCATCCCAGCTCATTCTTATTCTTGGGTTACCAATGAAAGATATGTGAAGAAAAGAGATGGGTGAAGGCAGCTGGATACATACTCCCAGCACCTGAACcgattaaaaaataatgtgttacACATtcattgtttgcattttttagaAAGTCTTTAAAGTGATTGATTGTGATGTGATTGTATGATTAGGGGTCTTACCACAACCcataaaatctaaaaaaatgcAGGCAAAGTAAGTGACTAAAACTTAGCCTCTcctgggggaggggaaaggaagggagagaagtGGGCTGAAAAGCTCATGGACATTGGTGAATCATCCTACCAAACTAAGGCCAGCAATGCCACAGGGCCACTGACTGACAAACATCCACCTTCAGGGTCTTAAAGGAAGTCATACCCTCCGTGCCTTTTAGTCGTTTGaaggaaaaattcttttttttcttattattcagGCAATTATTCAGGTGCTGAGCATGTACTTTCAGCCCATTCGATATTTTAGTTACACGCACATACACTCTCCACCTTTAGCTACATCTATCCAGGCTGATGAACCAAGCCCTTGTTTTCCCAGAAAGGCCAACAAGGGCCAGGAAATTGTTGCTGAGCACGGTGAGACCAGTTTGTTTCCAGGTGTGATCCTCCACCACTACATAACCCAAGCAAGCaagctttccatttctttaacATTCAACAGCAGTCCTCCTTCCTAACGGAAGAATCCTGGGAATGATCCTGCAGCAGCTTTCATGTTCAGACATCAATCCAGAAcagctggatttatttttatgccttttctctctcaaaaccaaaagctttgCCACCAAAATTCACATTCGAGTTCAGATCGCCTATTTGTGGACAGGGCAACGAGGAGAAGTGTGGGGGTTTTGGCAGAATCACATGGTTTTTGTTGTTCTCAAAAGAAACGGACCCTCACTTAGGACCCTGGCAGAACCAGAAGCAGAGGCCAAAGGAGttaaaactttgctttttttttaaaaaaaaagttttatccACATAAATCCCACTTCTgcaggttggtttgtttttcgGTATCTTGATACAAACTGAAGGAGAGCACAGGtacagctgggctgcagcacaagGTGGTGAAACCCAAGGACCCAGCCACAAATCTGGATCACGGCAAACTGAAATTCAaggccccagcagcagcaccagctgccagcccaggggctgGTGAAGTGAAaccccaggctccagcagcaaCACCTGCAATCCTGGTACCTAGAAAAACAAAGCCTGAGCCCCAGTAAAAGCTTGGAGCTGCGGGTGAAGCCATAGGCCCCAGGGGCGCCAGTTGCCAGCCTGGAGCCCAACAGAAATGAAGCCGGAAGCCCCAGGAAGCAgttgctgccagcctggggccAATTTGATTTAAGAACTTTGtactatttctttaaaaagatgaaCTCTGCAGTCCATGATTGGTTGACATTAAGAAGGCATAAGCCAAAGCAACAACAGGGAGGCGAGGCTGGTTAAAGCAATATACATTATATACAAACTCTTGGGTTAATTAGTCCACTTGGTAGGCAACGTCCTTCTTGTCTACAAGGCGCACTGGAATgagcaggggaggagaagggggcaAGATTCCATCCGATACCTTCTTGGCACTGAAGTGGTAAGGTGCCAGCGCCTCTTGATagaaaacatggagaaaaaaataatctttaaataaCGGCACAAAACTGAGAAAGTCCTCCCAAAGCCTGCCCCAGTGGAATTGCCAGAGTCTAGCTGGAGGGGCTGATCTGCCTGAGAGCAGAGTcactgcagcagggaaagggcATTAGCAGCACCGCTTCTTCCTTTTACTGTTCTTCGTTAGCTTCACCACATcgttctgttgctgctgttgctgctttgctaagttttctttctttgctcgCAGGACTAGCTCTGTAATGCAATTAAACATCTGCAAGAGAAACAAGCAAGTTCAGACCACCCATGAACTCAGGCTAGCTTTTGTGGGATGCTGTTCTTCTGGAGCAACGCCACTTTTCTAGGTATTTCAACAATGGTTCAGAGATCTTCCCCAACCCACTACAGGCCAAGTGGAAATCCAGTACCTTCCCAACCCACTCCCacctccttcctctttcccaaACCTGTAAATAAAACCAGGTCAGTCTGGCAACTGAAGCCGGGAGTGAAGACTGGGCAGTCCCACCTCCTAGAAGCAATTTAGTGAGTCTTTCCTGAGACCATGCCCAGTATGTACGCACTGTAAAGCAAGTGAAAATGCAACATGAGCTCCTTCATTTCGCTTCGCCAACTCTTCCACACACAGTTGAATGTCTCCTTTTGACATTTTATCTACTTACTTGCAACTTGTACAAagcattttatctttcttcctCAATGGGAAGAATGtaattgatattttttcccAGACCATTATCCCCAAATAGTTTAGCTATACTCTTCTGTGTATTACATTACCTCTTccacattaatattttctttggcGCTGGTCTCAAACAACTGGATCTCCATCTGCCCAGCAAATTTATAGGCATCTTCTGTTTCTACCACTTTTCGCTCTGGGTCATCATTCTTATTCCccactgaaaaaggaaagaaagaaaaaaaagtcattttggTACTTTAGCAGCTCAGcctactaaataaataaaatgttgcaaCTATTCCGTTACAAACTTACCTAGTATCCGGCAGACATCATCACAATTTTGATTAATTTCATGCAACCACCTTTTTACATTCACAAAAGATTCTGCGCTAGTTACATCATAGACAACAATGACCCCGTGTGTTCCTCTGTAATACCTATGGagcaggaaaagacaaaaaatgttaACTCCAGCCATGTATCACCTTCTCagctctttctctttcacttaACTTTTACAAGATTCATAACAAATCCTCAAGTTACGGTAATCAAGTGCCCCCATTTTTGTTCCACTGGGAGTCATTTAATTCTTTTACAGCAGCTAGATCACATGCTACTCTAAACCTACAGTCCCCTGCTCATTTAGTCTATACAAGTAGGTTTCAAAGTCCAAATACTACTGTTCTCTTCCTTGTTCAGGTTGTCAGGACCTTCAAAGATTAATATTGTCTTTCAGCTACGTAAGCAAAAGGTAGTGGTGCCCCCAGTATGTCCTCAAAACCGGCCGTGATGTTAACCTTCGTGTTGTACAAGCCACACTCagtttttgcagtatttttgttaT contains these protein-coding regions:
- the RAB35 gene encoding ras-related protein Rab-35, producing the protein MARDYDHLFKLLIIGDSGVGKSSLLLRFADNTFSGSYITTIGVDFKIRTVEINGEKVKLQIWDTAGQERFRTITSTYYRGTHGVIVVYDVTSAESFVNVKRWLHEINQNCDDVCRILVGNKNDDPERKVVETEDAYKFAGQMEIQLFETSAKENINVEEMFNCITELVLRAKKENLAKQQQQQQNDVVKLTKNSKRKKRCC